One stretch of Equus przewalskii isolate Varuska chromosome 9, EquPr2, whole genome shotgun sequence DNA includes these proteins:
- the B9D2 gene encoding B9 domain-containing protein 2, whose protein sequence is MAEVHVIGQILGATGFSESSLFCKWGIHTGAAWKLLSGVREGQTQVDTPQVGDMAYWSHPIDLHFATKGLQGWPRLHLQVWSQDSFGRCQLAGYGFCHVPSSPGTHQLDCPTWRPLGSWREQLARAFVGGGPQLLHGDAIYSGADRYRLHTAAGGTVHLELGLLLRHFDRYGVEC, encoded by the exons ATGGCTGAGGTGCACGTGATCGGGCAGATCTTGGGGGCCACTGGTTTCTCGGAAAGTAGCCTCTTCTGCAAGTGGGGCATCCACACAG GGGCGGCATGGAAGCTCCTGTCCGGCGTGCGGGAAGGCCAAACACAGGTGGACACCCCCCAGGTAGGGGACATGGCCTACTGGTCCCACCCCATCGACCTGCACTTCGCCACCAAAGGCCTCCAAG GCTGGCCCCGGCTCCATCTCCAGGTGTGGTCCCAGGACAGCTTCGGCCGCTGCCAGCTTGCAGGCTATGGCTTTTGCCATGTGCCCAGCAGTCCCGGCACCCATCAGCTGGACTGCCCCACATGGCGGCCGCTGGGCAGCTGGCGGGAGCAGCTGGCGCGGGCCTTTGTGGGTGGCGGGCCTCAGCTGCTCCACGGGGACGCCATCTACAGTGGGGCCGACCGCTATCGTCTGCACACAGCCGCCGGCGGCACCGTGCACCTGGAGCTGGGCCTGCTGCTGCGCCACTTCGACCGCTATGGCGTTGAATGTTGA